The sequence ATCCAGTTTGCTCCCAAGAGTTCCAAAATGGCCACAAACCTGGAGTGTTTAATCAAGGATTCAGGTTCCTGGCCAACGGACCCAAAACATGGCCCCAGTATGAAGACATTGATTCTTAGCTCTGCTTTCCAGTTATTTGATTCATAACTTTAGACTACCTCCAAACAAGTCAATGACCCCAACAAGGAGCCAGACCACTGAGTCTCCAGAATTTCTAATGAGTTTGTCCGCATCACATATCTTCTACTCTGCCACTTGTGAAACAAACTACACAAAGTACTGACTGCATATAGAATGCATatagtgttgtagctgtgttggtcccaagctATTATAGAGACAAGGGGGGTATAATAgtttattttattggaccaacttcttttggtaaGAAACAACCTTTtgggcttacacagagctcttctttgggacAAGAACAGCTACATGTAAGCTTGAAATCCTGTCTCccaacaacagaagttggacacaccttgtctctcttatataCAACCTACCATATAAAGTCTCCAAACATATACTACTTTTCTTTTAAGGTCTCTTGTCCTCACTGCTTTTAGAGTGATGTGCCAGAAAGGTTATTTCCCAAGATGTATTGAACCAGTTTAACAATTTCACTTTGCACTATACAATACtcttctttttcttattttgccaaCAGAAACCTTACTATGCACTCAAGACTTATTTGCTGGAGTGGAGGTAACATCTCTAGAATCCTTATCTGAATTTCCCATTCTTTTACTGTGAAAAAACACAAGAAGTTAACTCAAGATGAGCAGTCACTCGAAGTGCTTGGCGGATCATGCAGAGACACTTAACAGCTATCTGTATTCACAGTATCACAGCTTGATCACTAACATCCCACTGGGTCCAAAGAGTAAACGCTGTCATGGGCTAAAAGTTTTATACAGTTCAGCAAAAAATGGATTTCACCTTTACTGGCTTACATATTTGGAGTGAGTTAGATTTTACTAAGGCTAAGAAACAAAAACTTTTATGTAAGTGAAAGATGTGTATGCATTGTAAAAAGTGAATTTTTGAGTTTTTAAGGTataaaccacacagcactttactCATTCCTTGAGGATTCCCAGTTGTGGGAAACAACTGaatacaagcaaaaaaaaaaaaagttatgccaAAAATGCTCCAGTCTGAAATTAAACCCTCTTATTGCTGTGCTTCGCAACAGGAGTGTTTCTTGACACAATGATGGTGAACTATGAGAAGAGGTAGGGCCAGTTTCgagggagagattaaaaataatatttaaaataacatttctttacACTGTAATTCCGGTGCAAAGTGACAGACATAAGCTGAAATGTAGTTTACAAGTTTATGGAATAttccaaataaattttttttttttttaatagtttgggGTAGGAAAAGAAAGCTGTTAAGGCTTTTTGAAAAAATTAGAACTGAAAGATAACAGTCAGATAGTGATTGAACTTCCATCACTCAATGCCCGGTCATATGCTAGAGACTAATTTAATGTGCACACAACTTACACAGGAAATGAGAACGTATGCACTGATGTTTACAAGTCACTTACTTCATGAAAGAGTTAGTGCTTGCCACTTTTCTAATCGAAGTGTTGAATGgggtttaaaaaaagactagCCACCTCTTACCATGTCTTACACTCAACAGAAaaagtttcagagtggcagccgtgttagtctgtaacagcaaaaagaatgaggagtatttgtggcaccttagagactaacaaatttatttgggcataagttttcatgggctaaatccacttcatcaggtgcatgcagtggaaaatacagtaggaagatgagagagagagagaggtagaaTGAAAAAATGGGGGCTGCCGTACCAAACTGACTAATCAAATAATAGCCCACCTATTGGCTAGTAGTTAgaaccctgcaaatctgcagatgtccactttatatctgcagatgcagatatccatggaccatttttgCCGATTGCAGATGGATGCGGATCCAAATTTTACATctaaagccctgcaaatctgcagatattcGCAGatcatttttgtggatacaaattttgtatccgcacaGCCTCGTATTTATAGCCCTCTAGAGGCTCCCGCTCATCAGAGAAGTCTCCAGCAGGGAACATACAGGTGGTTTCTGCTGCCTTTCTACCACCTAGACAATGGAAAGGAAGCAGAACAGGACCAAGCATTGATTGTGACCCCTTTACCTTTTTTGACATATTTGCTCAGTGTGAGGGCTGAACATATATctgcaggataggtccatcaatggcatccctagcctctgtctgccagaagctggaaatgagcaacagggaatggatcacttgatggttacctgttcattccccctggggcacctgaccctggccactgtcggaagacaggatactgggctagatggacctttggtctgacccagtatggccattcttacgttcttatgacACCACTGCTCTAAACTCTGATTCAAAAGAGAAGTAGCTTTCTTCCAAATACAAAGAGTTCAAGATACATTTACATACAAAGTACTTTTTGTACAGTGACTGAGAAATCCAGCTTGTGGAATATCCACACTCCGGAGACTATACAGGTATAGCTAGGTCACCACAGCTACGCCAGCATAAGTCTGTAATGTAGCCACAGCCTACACTGAttaaaaggttcccccccaccccttctccccattcATGGAGGACCACCACCCTCCCAAGCAACAGTAGGTACATCCATGAAAATTTTCTATCGAtctagctgcgtctacactaggggttaggtTGGCACAGCTACAGCACACctctgattaatgtagctatgtcaacctaactttgtagacTAGACCTTAGTCTTCAGGAGGGCTTATAAAATCCATTTGAGTGTTCACCAGTGGAAAGCTTGCCCATCAAAATCTTCAGAATTTAACACTTTCGTCTTTTATTAAaaacttcactgggagttgtgaTGCTCAGTACCACTTAATAAAAAGaggcaagtttctagcccttgtggttatACATTACAGGAATATCTTCCTGAGTATTCAGTCTATTCCAGTGTTTTGCCTTATGTTCACAGCTTTCCCAAAGAGCAGAAGACTGCCCAGTTTCACTGCAGCTCTTCTGAGCCACGTGGGTAGCAATAAAACTGACAATTACATACCTATTACTCTGCTACTGCTTGAGAAGGCTACTGTCAGTGGTAGACCACAAAAATGGCACAGTAACTGCTACATCCCTTTCCACAGGCAAAAGGATAGTGTTCagagagggggggaggaggggggattcTTTCCCATTCCCAGAATAGCAGAAAGATTCAAAATGTATCAGACAACTATATGCTGTTGCAGGAGACCCAGTAGGTTCCAGGGATACATTAAtagtttgtattgcagtagcacctagaggcgtCAATCAGgaattagggccccattgtgctagggcaCTGCACACACAAGGAAATACACATTTGCTATATTCCAATATATTGATCTACCTACATCTATTGTATTTGTGTCTTGAATTAGTTTGTCTATCTAGTCTGCAAGCAATTTATGGCAGTGACTGCACCTCCATCTGTTTATTTTGTATGTTACACACTTACTTCAACTAAAGATATATGCAGCTTTTCATCTCAGTCACTGTTCCAAGACCAGACTACACATTACCATCTAACTGTTGCTCACTCTCTTTAAGACAAGATTCTGTCATCTTTTTAATTTCTAATGAACAGCTGTCTAGATAAAGAAAATACCACTACAGTTAATAGACAGTTTTGATGCCCATTTCAGGGAGGCCAAGAGTTGAATTAGCATGATTCACCACCCTGAGATGATAGATACAAAAATGGAAATGTGTTTTGTGGTTACAGAATGGCAGTTTCTAAATTCACTTtaagtcatttttaaaagttactttcACATATTTAAGAAGTCCAAACAGGTACTATGTGAAGATTTAAAAGACTGCTATGATGCTCAAACTAAGGCCTCAACCTTTATTTTATATAGGATACTCAATCTTAACAAATTTAGATTAAGATCACTGCTAGAAAGCACTACATCACATcaacctagagcagtggttctcaaacttatttgatcagtACCCCTCTGTAATTGtttacccccccgcccccccccacacacacacaggcacccagctctgaaagcagcgccatgccagcagcagcacaaaagtaggGGTGGCAAtgtgggaaaaaaaattatatttgtcaatatcacttttcacagaagacGTAGCGCCccactgccacccttacttctgtaccactgctgccaccccagggctaaCAGCTGGAGTCTGCCACCTCCAGGTGAGGgactgtggggggtggaggggaaatgaGATGAGATCCTAAGCCACCCCCTGgtgagggcagggggcagaggaatCTGAGCCTATGTGGCAGTGCAGCAGCTGTCAGCCGCCCCAGGGCAGCGGAGCTGTGGCTGTACCTTTTACCCCTACCTCCCGGGTGTGCATGGCCCTTCTGCAGGAGCCCCAGCATCCCAGGTTTAACAGCCAGAGCTCTTCAAAACAAAGCACACAGCTCACACCTCCCTTAACACTTTCCTGCACCTCCCTTGGCAGgcctgagaaccactgtcctagagcaAAACCAAACCTTTTGCAGTATAACCTCATTTGTGAAAATATCATCCAAACCTGGGTTATGCTTTATTGATTGCACAGCTTCACTTATGTATTAAAACTTAATCTGCTTTACCATTTGGCAGCTACAGGTGAATTCCAGCCCTGTTTGGCCCAAAGACATCCGAATGCAGATGAATCTTACTGAGATCATACCAATACATAAAACAAATATCAAAGTGCTTAGTGAAACAGAAAAGTCATGCTAGATAGACAGGTGTCAACAGGTTAGAACAGGAGATCAAGTCAGGTTCTACACAGTTGTCAAATAGACTCATGGGACACCTCGAGCAATTCAtccttctgtgcctcaatttataCATCAGTAAGTGGGAACACTACTTACCTATACTATAGATGCATTGGGAAGATTATGCTGTCAAGACCCTGAAGTGGAAAGTGTTAGAGTGCAAAATAGCATTGAGTAAGTGTATGCCTCATTACAGTAAGAGACCCCTCTTACCATTGACCTAATACTTACTGTTGACTTCCCCACGCTCGGCTACTCCCGAACCTCTCATTCTCACGTACATGAGTCCCAGTATCAGAAAAAACAAGCATGCAGCAGTTAAGAGAAACATGGACAGGTAATGTGCACTGAAGCCTCCAGTGGTGGATACCTCCTCTCTCTTGAACTGTTGGAGAAGCTCCTCCTCAGGCTCAGAAAGCTTTTGCTTATAGGTGTTTTTCAGGTAGGTGTGATTAGAGCCCGTGTGGTTGGAGTGATTGATTCTAAGGGAAGAAGGGGTTGCAGCACCCAGAGAGAGGCTGTTAGTAGCTGAATAAATCCTGGGTTCAATATTAAAGCCACCAGTAGCACCGCTGAGAACATGATTATTGGCTGCTTTCCTAACAGTGCCCAGAGGGTCACTGATTTTGCTGCTGTCCATGTCTGTGGGCTGCGGCAGTACCAAGAGTGGAGGGGAATTCTTGGAGGAAGTGCTCCGGTATCTGGGGATGGAAGGGCTGGTGTCCAAGTTTTCACAGTCTCCCCCCCTCGTCAccgctgcctcctcctcctgatttCTGCCCCTGTCTAGACTTCCAGCAGCAGCCGCCTCCGCCCTGTCATTCATTGCGATTACACCAGCACCGCCGCCTCCTCCAGCCCTTTGCTGGCCCGTCTCCATCATGCCAGCGCCCGCTGCAGCACATTTGCTGGCCGTGAATGGGGCAGCAGATTTGCTCAGGCTCCGTCTGGCCCGGTGCTGGCGGGCTGCAGTCTCCTCCTTCAATACCTGCTGCTtggctctctccccctcctcctccgaGTCGGAATACTCGGCCCTGCTACCAAAAGAGGGGTGCCTGTTACCATTCACAGTCCGGTTCTTCCACTGCCGCTCCTCCtcgtcctcttcctcctccccttccccaggctcCCGCATGCCCTGAGTCTGAGCCCCCGCCGTGGCCGTCGGTCTCCTGGCCACCGCCCCCCACCAGGCACTGGGCTTCCTCCTAGCCGCCTCCGGGGGGGAACTGTTCCTCTCGCTGCAGGCTCCATGGGAGGCTGCGGGCCTCAAGCCGCGGACTGGGGGTGACGCCCGCTCCCTCCGGCTGctgccgctgccgccgccgccgcccccggcGCCGGCCTGGCTCCTGGGACTGGCCTCCACATCCGACTCGTCCGAGCTGAAGCCCAGCAGCACTTTGCCGCCCCCGACAGGGGGTGCTGCGCGGCTCCGGCCGCCCCCGCCTGCGCCGCCCGGCAAGGAGGGCTGGCCGGGGCTGGCCGGCCGGGCCCCCATGCCCGGGGCCGCCCTGCCGCCGCCCCCCGGCGCTGCCGCGGCCCCCGTGTTATTGTTGTTGCTGTTCCGGGTCTTGTTGGCGCCGCCGCGGGCTCCGGCCCGCTCGTCCTCCCGCAGTTTCTTCAGCTTCTTCAGGTAGACGGGCCGAGTGCTCTCGGTGACCGGCCCCGGGGAGAAGCCGAAGCGCCTAAGCTCCGAGAACAGCTCCTCGTCTGTGAGCTGCGCGGTCGCCGCCATGTTCCTCTACCCCGCCGCCGCGGCGTTGCCTACCCACGCGCCGCGCCGCTCTCCCGTCCCCGCCGGAACTGACGCGTGCGCACTAGACTGTGGCCTAGACCCGTCTGTCACCCTGGAAGCGCCACCCCCCGCCGGAGACGCCAGCCAGACTGGAGAGGGAGGGGACACTTCCCCCGGGGGCCGAGCTTACCCTTATGCGTAAGCATGGCCTGCGCTGCGCTCCACGGCCTTACGCTGGTGCTGGGCACGGGGGGGGCTGAACGACACCCACGTGCACGCCCGTCTGCGAGCAGCGCGGCCCTCCCCTGCGAGAAGAGCGCGTTGCAATGCGCCAAGCGGGGCGGCGCCGGAGGGGACGGAGCCGTGAGAGCTACTCGGTAGCGAAGGGTGCGCTGATTGCTGCCATTCTCTGGCGTCCCAGGAAGGCGGCTGGTGGGCCTCAGGAGGGAATGGTGTAGGAGGCTGGGCTCCACCCAGCAAAGTTGGgtccccctcctgcagccaaaaaTCTGTGTGAAGTGGCATGGGGTAAATGGTGGACATATAAAGTCATCCCCTCTGCCACATGCATGAAAATGGAGCCATGGATACAAGAATGAGGCAAGCTTAGATTTAGTACCAATTGCTCCATTAAAGCTGCAGCAGAACAAGTCTGAAATAGGTGTGGATAAGATATGCTatcaagatgggggggggggtgcagtcaGTGTAGGCAATTTGCTTCTACAAGCCTTTCCTCGACCTagtcatgtctacactgcaggcttGGCTACTTTAATTATGGTCCAGACCTCGAGgttatgaatttttcacacccctcagtgacGGATCTAGGTTGATCTAAATTTTGTGTGTAGActagggctgaggcagagggcatGGCAATAGGGAGCTGTCCTCAGCATCTGTACCCACCCCTGTAGGCTCATTTCAACACAGAAGACTATTAGCTCTGAGGCTGTTCAACTTATGCTGGAGGCAGGGCCAGACTATGCAGGTGCTTAGAAGGCCTTTTAGAATGGTGAGAATGATTAATCACTTTTGCCTCTCTTTCCATTCCTTACTAAGTAGAGCTCACCTGGAGCACAAAAATCAGCCCTATTGCTCTTTCAGGAGGAGCCATTTCAAATAGCTCTGAAAAGCACTCTGTAAATGTTAGGTATTATCTTTATCTACAGCAGTAGCCAGGAATTGCCAGTTGTCATTTGCAACTGCCACAGGATCTTCTGTTTCCAACATTCCATCCCTATTCCTGCTGAATGAGGCAGCGGTGCTGGAACCATTTGtttagtgggggtgctgagagccattgaatcaaactgtaaaccctggatataatggaaaccacttcaagccggggatgctgccacaccccctgcacccctagttcctgcACCTATGGAATGAGGACCACCCTCAACAACATTTCCCTTCGCTACAGTCTGAAATGCAGTAAAGAGGAACAGGAGTGCTGCAAGCTCAGTACTTGTCTCAGGCTACTAGTAGCCCTGGCCAGCCGAGTAGTCGTCAGTTCCTCAGAGATCACTAGGGCCTGTAATTGGGCATTGCACTGCACTTTTGGCTAATGTCAGTTTAATACTGATATATGTTGAGTTAAACCACACTGAAGCTGGTGAGGTTAACAGCTGCTTTTCATTCAggttaaaagaaagaaacaatagGGGACCAAACCCAACAAAGAACACTGCCTAAAACAGGCAGATGTAAGTCTGTATGTCCCCTGAACAAAGTACTGTGTGTTGGCCCTGGAAGAAGCCTAGAGAGAGGTTTTGGGCTAGGTGTGGTCtgaaagggtttgtctacacagcaatagaGCACCCATCACTGGCCTATGTCAGTTGATTCAGGCTCTTGGgggtcaggctgtggggctataaaattgcagtgtacatGTCCAGTTTTGGAattgagcccaagtcagctgacataaGACAGTTGTGGCTGTTttactgtagtgtagatatacccaaagaGGCTGGAttctgtgagcaaggaaactCACTCATGTTGTTCtttgtaaagaaagaaaattgCATAAAAGAAAATACCTGACCCcatcaccaatttctcctcccaCCAGGAACAACGTGGTgactccaaactcttccctcctgcaccctgtgcTCCTCTCTTCAAGTTCCATGCCGATTGTTACATCTTTAAACAATTTTTGTTGTTATGGGTGGTAGAGCTGGACAACATTTTTCACACaattttttcctctgaaaaatgcagattctgcTCAATCACCACATTTTGTGAatttaacaaaattgttttaGTCAAGGCTCTGTGTCCTCTTGGTCCTGGGCTTGGCCCTGTTTGTCCAAGCGTGCCAGCTCTCTGCTGCTATTATACAGTTGTATTTGATTTAATCTCCACCACTGACCTGAGACTGTAACTACTTCATATGACCTGTGTCCCACTGAATTTTCAATTGTTCGCTTTTCCCATTTCTTTAGGTGGCTATTTAATGGTTAAGCCAGATCTGCTCCCCTGTGCAAAGTAGCCTCAAGTCTTTGCTCCTTTGTTGTAAAGTGCTCCCTGCTTAACTTGGTATTCTCTTAACTGCTTCTGTGTAGTGTTCATCATTCCTCTGCTGGACTGAaacacactgcccctcttaggaAGCAGAATCTTGGTTCTCCAGTCCATCAGTCATTGTGCTGGGCTActatctagtccaggggtctcaaactccccACTCACGAGCCATCTGCGGCCCGTGAACCTCCCCAACGTGGCCcgcggggctccagcagttttggggccgggtctctcccttggGGCCCTGGCAGCGCAGTGGAGCTCAGCGGCATCTGCCTGCTCACTCCAGTGGCTGCTGGCTCCTCCTTGTGGCCCCGGcacggggcggggctgggcagggctgtgccttTGCACACTGCCCCCATGCTGAGcgcccctgcagccaatgggaagctgcaggggcggtgcctggtggcagcagcagcacgcggaggcccccccagcctgccccgccttggagccccaggtaagcgccgcacccccgactccttcccagagccttcacccccaccccgtccccatataccctctccttcccccaaactccctcccagagcctgcacccccagcccagagccttaggcagatGGGGGTTGGAGTAttggggggcaggttctgggtggcatgagtgacattattggcccactgggaggattgGCACTGGCCcgaaggtaaattgagtttgagacccctaaTCTAGTCCCTGGGAGGGTGTATTTTGATGGTTCAAAGCTGCCAGGTAAGGATCCCTTCATGTCTGTTTTGCCTTGGCTGTCAGCCTCTTGGCTGTCTTTACTGCAGACTTCGCCTTTCCATTGCTTTGTGGATACCCAAGGGAAGTTGTCTTGTGCTTAAATTCCCATTTGGCACTGAATATTTGAATTCTGTTGCAGGGTACAGCACATtgtctgaagaaagaaaaggaggacttgtggc is a genomic window of Natator depressus isolate rNatDep1 chromosome 1, rNatDep2.hap1, whole genome shotgun sequence containing:
- the LEMD3 gene encoding inner nuclear membrane protein Man1 codes for the protein MAATAQLTDEELFSELRRFGFSPGPVTESTRPVYLKKLKKLREDERAGARGGANKTRNSNNNNTGAAAAPGGGGRAAPGMGARPASPGQPSLPGGAGGGGRSRAAPPVGGGKVLLGFSSDESDVEASPRSQAGAGGGGGGSGSSRRERASPPVRGLRPAASHGACSERNSSPPEAARRKPSAWWGAVARRPTATAGAQTQGMREPGEGEEEEDEEERQWKNRTVNGNRHPSFGSRAEYSDSEEEGERAKQQVLKEETAARQHRARRSLSKSAAPFTASKCAAAGAGMMETGQQRAGGGGGAGVIAMNDRAEAAAAGSLDRGRNQEEEAAVTRGGDCENLDTSPSIPRYRSTSSKNSPPLLVLPQPTDMDSSKISDPLGTVRKAANNHVLSGATGGFNIEPRIYSATNSLSLGAATPSSLRINHSNHTGSNHTYLKNTYKQKLSEPEEELLQQFKREEVSTTGGFSAHYLSMFLLTAACLFFLILGLMYVRMRGSGVAERGEVNIKNPFSEQLEEIKANERSLMNSLYKLHDRLAQVAGDHDCGNSIQRNLSVQETAAYLKSLGPEYEKVLNTALQWIMSRGEDVGIKCIGNDPSEELNNVTDVKYLESTRPQMSFRCRFRRAFITVTHRLSILLLGIGMVWGVLHYMKYRWTKEEEETRQMYDMVVKIIDVLRSHNEACQENKDLQPYMPIPHVCDSLIPPQDRKKMKKVWNRAVDFLAANESRVRTETRRIGGTDDLVWRWIQPSAACDKILVIPSKVWQGQAFHLDRRNSPPNSLTPCLKIRNMFDPVMEIGDHWHLAIQEAILEKCSDNDGIVHIAVDKNSREGCVYVKCLSPEYAGKAFKALHGSWFDGKLVTVKYLRLDRYHHRFPQALTCNTPLKPSNKHMNSMSHLRLRTGTTNSQGSS